In the Tamandua tetradactyla isolate mTamTet1 chromosome 8, mTamTet1.pri, whole genome shotgun sequence genome, tgttattatttcccTAATATGGACTGACCGTCGCCTCCAAACCCCaatgtacttcttcctcagtaATTTGTCGTTTTTGGACATTTTATACACTACCTCGGTCACCCCAAAGCTGTTAGCCTGCCTTTTAGAGGAGAGGAAGACCATATCCTTTGCCGGCTGCATCACCCAAACatacttcttctttttcctggGGACTGTGGAGTTTATCCTCTTGGCCGTAATGTCCTTTGATCGCTATGTAGCCATCTGCAACCCCCTGCGCTACCACATCATCATGAACAGCAGAGCGTGCCTCTTGCAGGTTCTGGGCTGCTGGGTGGGCGCCTTCCTGTCCGTGCTGAGTCCCACATTGGTGGTGTCCAGGCTGCCCTTCTGTTATAAGGAAATCAGTCACTTCTTCTGTGACATCGCCCCCCTGCTGCAGGTGGCCTGCATAGACACGCATTTCATAGAGATGATCAACTTCCTCTTATCCTCCCTTGTCCTCCTGACCTCGCTGGGACTCACCACTGTGTCTTACTCCTACATCATTTCTACCATACTGCGCATCCCATCAGCCCAAGGGCGTCAGAAGGCCTTTTCCACCTGTGCTTCCCACATCACCGTTGTCTCCATCGCCTACGGGAGCAACATCTTCATGTATGTGAGGCCCAGCCAGAGCCGTTCTCTGGATTTTGACAAGGTGACGGCTGTCCTTACCACGATGGTGACCCCCCTGCTGAACCCATTTATTTATAGTCTAAGGAATGAAAAAGTCAAGGAAGTCTTGAGAGAAGCAATCAGTAGCATGGGGTCCTTATTGCACAAAAGAACTTGAAACTTGAACAAAGTTTGTTTGCTCAGAATGATTTTCTTTAACTCTTCAACTCTGTGGAGAAAGACATTCTAAACACCAAGACATGGTGGAAAATTATGACTCGGGCTAGGGCCAAGTCAGAGGGGAAGCATGGTAGTCAAGGTGCAGAGGAGGCAATGCAGCCATGGAGGAAATGACAGCATTTTCTGAACTCTATAGCTCACCGCCTCATACACAGCATCTGAAACATTAATGAAAAAGTCCTGAACCAAAGTCAGAAAACGAACTTTAACCTGGttccatcactttttttttttaatcaagtgaCACAGCCtatctgaacctcagttttctctctgtaaaatcaggaaaatagtTTGTGCGTTCTCTTTCTCACTTAGTTATGGTAGAATTCATCAAGATAGACTAAGAAACCACTTGTAATTAGGAAAAGACACTTAATATTGggttttttttgaaatattaaaagatgTTTGGCTTCATCCCTGTCAGCTGAATTCcatagataataataataatgaaaacagtgACAAGGAAGTAGAGTAATATAACTCCACTTCTGGACAATACACTTAAATATATACAGATGTATAGCCTTTAGTCCACTTAACAATCTTGAGAATCTGGTACTGCTATCTCCATTCTAAAGAAGAGGAAACCAAGGTTCtcagaagttaagcaacttgtccTAAACTCCACCACTGGATAAATTTAGAGTTTAAGAGCTCCAATCTCCTTTAACACTTCCCTATATCAGCacatatggaaaaagaagaaactgaagaggGGAAGTAGAAGTGTACCAGGATGTTATATACTTTTTCTAAAATAAGAAGTCTTTCTATCTACCCTAAACTGCCTCACAGACCAGCAGATCAGGGATGCCTGGCAATGGGATGCAGTCAGAACAGATTGTGAGAGGTAAATGATTTGAAGGAAACCAGTTATTACTCAGAAGCCATAACCGACCATGAGTCTAAACTCACCACACAGGCAACTGATCAATAGGCCATCCTATACAGGAGAATAAGTGTCTTAGGATGCATTTGGTTaggaataaaaacataaacagaaaacCAATCATGCTGCCTTAAGATGTACACTTATATTAATAATCAGGCATGCCACATGAAACcacagaagagaggaaaaagccAGATCTGATAAGGGTCTAGAAGCAGAAACTAGAAATACATAAGGAACTAAGGCAGACAGGCACTCTCCTCCCCTCTAAACCAAtgattcctctttctctctctggggCCATGTCCAGATTTACCAACTCCTCTCCCCCCAAATGCCTGTCCCACCAAATAATTTGAAGTTCTCAGGGTGCTTCAGAaccttccaaatattttatctcataaAGTTATGTTTTCTCTGACAAGAATGCTTTCCTCCAGCACGTATGATATTCTTCCCTAACACTCCCCTCGGAACTGTTGATTTTCTCAGCTGCCGACTATGAACTCCATGAAGGCAAACATTTTTCCTAATTCATTTCTGTATCGTAGGTGTGGAATATCAAATTAGTtacatttaacaaacattttccCAATCatcctttcaataaatgtttaacaCCTAAATGTACCAGGCACTCTTCCTGTCACTGGGGATTCAACAATGAATCTAGTCCATTCTTCACATTTGGGCTTATGTTCTAGTGGATGAGAGGGgcaatgtaaataaataaagcagaaattATCAGGTAGTGATTAGTGTTAGGCACAGAGAACTGAGCTAGGGTGAAGTGACAAAGTAAGTTATGGCAACTTTAGAGTcgagaaaatatctttaaaagaataatacttATGTTGAGATTTAGTAACAAGAAAGCTATAGGAAGATCAGGATGAGTAATCAAAGACATACAAAATGAAGCAACAGCTAAAGCAAAACTCCTTCAAAGGAAATGAGTTTGTCATTGTCAAAGAGGGAAAAAGTAATACAATGTGACTAAGGGTCAAGAGTAAGATGGCCTGAAAGTGACACAAAATGAGATCACTGAATTTGCAGAAGCAGTTCATACAGGGATTTGTAGAGTCAGATAAGGAGTTTATATTTTACTCTAAATGCCCTGGAGAGCCATCGGAGGGTTTTATGTTGAAAAGTGGTACAAtcctatttatatttgtaaaaagcATTCTGGCTTCCTTTTGGGGAGTAGAATACAGGGAGAAGAGAATGAAAGCTGGGAGAACTCTTAAGAGGCATAGCAGATGTCCAAGCTAGATTTAACGGTGGGTTGGACCAGAGGAAGGAGATGATATAATTCAGAACATGTTTAGACTATAAAATATTATGACATATGTACCCAGCCACATCCAAATGTCTCCTAGAATCAAAGTAATCCATGGTTATACTGCACTCTAAATGAAGAAGATAGGAAAATCCTGGAAACAAGTTAATTTAACTAACTATATTAACTTGTAGCTGATAGCCAAGAGCAAAGTGTCCTACTGTTAATATAAAGAACCAAGGAAGGgcgggccatgttggctcagtggcagagttctcgcctgccatgccggagacctagatCCAAAGAGGAGACCactgcctgctcatgcaaaataataaaataaaaataagcaaggaAGGGGTTCACTCCATAGACGATAAAATAAGTAATTTGCACTAGCCTTCCCACTGAAGATATCTAAAATAGCTGATTTTAGCACACATATGTGGGCAAATAGAACCAGCAGACAAAAAATTGAAGCATCAAAATTAACCAGGccgaaataatatatttatataaaatccaTCATCCAATTCAAGAAAATATATCCAATTCAAGTTCATATGGAACATAAAAAATGTTACATATATCacaacaaaataatgaaatttcaaaaaaaataattaaaccgCCTTCTTAGAATAAAGTGAGTAGGTTAGAAAGCTCCAGTTTAAATCGTTTTCTAAACTCATTTGTGTGGAAATTTATGTGGGCTTTCCCAAAAAATCATGGATTAAAGAGAAATTCATAATGGacattataaatatttagaaCTAAAATCAACAGAGGAGAAATTATGGATTTCAGCTAAAGctttatttcaaagtaaatttagatACACTtactgaagagaaaagaaatataaaattaagctAAGAATCCAAAAGAAGATGCTATAAATGTAACAGTTTCATAACGtaaaggaaataattataaaGAGCAGAAATGACTAAAAGGATTAACAAATTCAAACAATGGTCTTCAAAacatccaataaaaaataaactatatttagaaaacaaaaagataatatattatcatagaaaaagaagtaacaatGAGGCGGAGGTTTTTAAACcataagaaaatataatgaataacttcacttaaaaaaatgaagaatttagaTGAACTAGATAGTGActtagaaacacattaaatcttacttaaaaataaaaagaaaggataaatttatttaaatgagtCATTTAAAGAAAGTGAGTTGATAATCAACTTACCCCACACTGAAACCACTAGCTACAGGTAATTTTACATATgagttttccaaattttaaagaaCCAGATAAACATTACAGCAAAGGTTTCTGCAAAGTGAGAAATAGCTATCCAACTTTCATTGTGTTTATAAAAAGActgaacattttatttcatattatgaGCCATATTCATTTTCTATGGCTACTGTATGAGATTACCACAAACTTCATGGGTTAAAACAACATCAATTCACTATGTTAACAGTTCTGGAGATCAAACATCTAAAATGGATCAGCAAGGCTGTATTCTTTTTGACTCTAGAGGAAAGTCCAGCGTCCAGAGGTTGTCCATATTCCATGaaactttgtaaaaatattttatattgtgatATCTTCATACAAATACAGTCTATCGAATGTatgtaatcaatggctcacaatataatcacacagttgtgtattcatcaccatgatcattgttagaACGTTTGTacccctccagaaaaagaaataaaaggaaacctgaaaaaactcatatgtcctATACCCCCTTAACactccctctcatggaccactagtatttcaatctacctatatcttttaccccttatcccccctcacacattatttatttatttttgtcctaattgctttactcatttgtccattccctggataaaggaggcatcagacataagattttcacaatcacacgctcacattgtaaaagctgtatagctatacaatcaccttcaaatATCAAGACTAccagaatacagttcaacagtttcaagtacttcacTCTAGACACTCCaatacgccataaactaaaaaggggtatctatacaaggcataagaataatctctaggaaGACCCGTcagctgtatttgaaatctctgagccactgaaacattgttttgcctcatttccttcttcccttttttggtcaatctcatgatgcctgctgcaggctcatccctgggagtcatgtcctatgtaacCACGGAGGTTTTTATACCTGGACGTCACGTCCTATGTAATGTGTAATTGACTTAGAGacagaggcctcatctgagcaacaaaagaggttttatgGGGGTAAGTCTTAGGGATACTTATAAGTCAGCTTAGCTTTTCTtctgcaggaataaatttaatatggGGTgagctccaagatcaagggctcagactattgaatTCATTTTCCCGCTGCTtagaagaatatcaggaatttcccagatggggagttttaaattttcctacattctccccagtcctccaaggtgactttgcaagtatttttttattcattaccCAAATTATTCTCTGATGTATCAGGGAATCACAccactctgtacaaaccaacaagatctcacaccctattcaagattccatgtacttatggtgttcaaatacattgaccatacaagataaattagataatgtgctacacaaaaacataaatttcacaccaaataaacatctctccctttagtctcacatagaagctgaacttttaaaatatagaacatttcatactttaccctgtattctgatttatgttagccctatccagatcagctccattcatatATCGGGTaactctgatcactttttcaactttttaaatacttCCTTTATGggttactgctgactttcataccttcagtgctctaactctgagtctcagatgtcacataaatacccaaagtttcaaggaatgaccaggttatacacaaatagctcagtatctcaaattTTAGAAGTAACAGTAACACCTCCagatagatgtgactgctgtaagagcttaaactctaggaacctttacaataggccccaacctgataacccatgctctcaacttcaattctctgagtttgtatattatagttagtccatatgagtgaggcatgataatatttgtctttttgtccctCACATtacattcaacatactgtcctcaaggttcagccacctagtgtggtagttagattcagttgtcaacttggccaggtgaaggcacctagttctgttgctgtggacatgagccatggtaggtgaatctcatctgttgctaattacatctgcagtcggctaggaggcgtgtctgctgcaatgaatgatgtttgacttaattgactggtgcttaaatgggagagcacaacataacacagcccaaccagctcagcatacctcatctcagcactcgaagctcagcccaggccttttcacatgcagaaagaaatcaccctggggaaagttgttgtaacccagaggcctggagagatggccagcagagaccatcctgtgccttcccacgtaaggaagaacctcagttgaaagttagctgcctttcctttgaacaactaacaaaataaatccccttttattaaaagccagtctgtttctggtgtgttgcattccagcagctagcaaa is a window encoding:
- the LOC143643269 gene encoding olfactory receptor 6M1-like; the protein is MDMPNQTTVTEFILTAFPILRKLQISLFVVLLFTYLLTLLGNIVIISLIWTDRRLQTPMYFFLSNLSFLDILYTTSVTPKLLACLLEERKTISFAGCITQTYFFFFLGTVEFILLAVMSFDRYVAICNPLRYHIIMNSRACLLQVLGCWVGAFLSVLSPTLVVSRLPFCYKEISHFFCDIAPLLQVACIDTHFIEMINFLLSSLVLLTSLGLTTVSYSYIISTILRIPSAQGRQKAFSTCASHITVVSIAYGSNIFMYVRPSQSRSLDFDKVTAVLTTMVTPLLNPFIYSLRNEKVKEVLREAISSMGSLLHKRT